A section of the Castanea sativa cultivar Marrone di Chiusa Pesio chromosome 12, ASM4071231v1 genome encodes:
- the LOC142620370 gene encoding uncharacterized protein LOC142620370, which translates to MLYAGEIGVILKSPEGDKMEYATRLQYQTTNNKAECEALLKGLELAKSLGVESTVVKGDFQLVINQVNGMCEAKEEQMKKYLNKVKWLIEKFKEASFVQVPREENMKADALVKAASARGIMDKTTMKTPTRETLFKLAYKIEAVIPAEVHMANHRVMKCFSIEDLILKRVTLATRNPAHGKLGSNWEGPYRVINCKRQGSYYLEALDARKLEHP; encoded by the exons ATGCTATACGCAGGAGagattggagtcatactaaagTCCCCTGAGGGAGATAAAATGGAATATGCAACCCGTCTACAATACCAAACCACCAATAACAAAGCTGAATGTGAAGCTCTCCTCAAAGGACTAGAGTTGGCTAAGTCTTTAGGAGTGGAATCAACAGTAGTTAAAGGAGACTTTCAATTGGTTATTaatcaagtgaatggaatgtgtgaagcTAAGGAGGAGCAAATGAAGAAGTATCTCAACAAAGTGAAGTGGCTCATCGAAAAGTTTAAAGAAGCTAGTTTTGTTCAAGTCCCGAGGGAGGAAAACATGAAAGCAGATGCTTTGGTGAAAGCAGCTTCAGCAAGAGGAATTATGGACAA GACGACGATGAAGACCCCAACAAGAGAAACCCTTTTCAAGCTAGCCTACAAAATTGAAGCAGTCATACctgcagaagttcatatggctaatcatcgagtgatgaa GTGTTTCAGCATTGAGGACCTCATCCTTAAAAGGGTAACCTTGGCAACCAGGAATCCGGCTCATGGAAAACTAGGgtctaattgggaaggaccctatagggttATCAattgcaagaggcaggggtcatactacttggaagctTTAGATGCACGGAAGCTAGAACACCCTTGA